ATGGTTAACGCTTCCGGCGACCCCGTAATCGAGGCCGCCCACATCTGGTCAGACACGCTGACGGTGCTCAAACACAGCGCTTCGCTCAGCCCACGAGAAAAAGGCTGGTTGGAAGGCGTTGTTCCTGAAGGCGTCTTCGGTTCGACCATCGTGCTGTGTGTGGACAACAACGACACGCTTCAAGCCATTCAGGGTGATTTGAACGATTCCCTGCTTCAGGCATTGCGTACGGTAACCGGCGAAAATATGTTTCCCGCGTTCAAGGTCGTGCCGAAAACCGAGCCAGAACCGCTTTCGGCGGCAAAGCCGGCGCAGCCATATCCTTCGGAAATTTCTCCGACTGTCGCCGAGTTCGGTAAAGAATCCTATGGCGCAAAGCCGGTAGCCGCACCGCGGGAACCGATGCCCGCCACCGAGTCGCAGTTCCCGGTCGGTCAGCAGAAGATGAATCGCGATCCCGAGACTCATCTCAATAAGAACTTCACGTTTGATTCCTTCGTGCCTGGCGATTCCAACCGTTTTGCCCGTACGGTCGCACTGGCCGTGGCCGAAGGTTCCGGTCAGGATTTCAACCCGTTGTGTATCTATGGCGGATCGGGACTGGGCAAAACCCACTTGCTGAACGCCATCGGCAACTATGCACTGGTCAAGGATCCCGGGCTGAAGGTTCGATACGTCACGTCTGAGGAATTCACGAACGAATTCATCGACGCGCTGCAAAACCCGAACCAAAGCCAAGGTCAGATTGCTGAATTCAACCGTCGATACCGACAGGTTGATGTGTTGCTTATTGACGATATCCAGTTCCTCGGCGGCAAGGAAGCCACCTTGGATCAGTTCTTCCATACGTTCAATGCACTACATCAGGCAAATAAGCGTATTGTCATTGCTTCCGATGTGGCACCCAAGAATTTGAAGGGTTTCGAGGCTCGACTCATCTCGCGCTTCGAATCCGGCCTGACCGTAGACGTCAAGCCGCCGGATCTGGAGACCCGAATCGCCATTCTTCGCATGATCGCCTCGATGAACGGGTCGAAAATCCCCAGCGATGTGTTGGACCTCATCGCC
The window above is part of the Bifidobacterium longum subsp. infantis ATCC 15697 = JCM 1222 = DSM 20088 genome. Proteins encoded here:
- the dnaA gene encoding chromosomal replication initiator protein DnaA, which gives rise to MVNASGDPVIEAAHIWSDTLTVLKHSASLSPREKGWLEGVVPEGVFGSTIVLCVDNNDTLQAIQGDLNDSLLQALRTVTGENMFPAFKVVPKTEPEPLSAAKPAQPYPSEISPTVAEFGKESYGAKPVAAPREPMPATESQFPVGQQKMNRDPETHLNKNFTFDSFVPGDSNRFARTVALAVAEGSGQDFNPLCIYGGSGLGKTHLLNAIGNYALVKDPGLKVRYVTSEEFTNEFIDALQNPNQSQGQIAEFNRRYRQVDVLLIDDIQFLGGKEATLDQFFHTFNALHQANKRIVIASDVAPKNLKGFEARLISRFESGLTVDVKPPDLETRIAILRMIASMNGSKIPSDVLDLIAERFTENIRELEGALTRVTAVASLSNQPVTRALAEQTLQDFFTTDVEIKPTDIISQVAKYFHLTFEDLVGKSRTKNVAVPRQIAMYLAREMTSMSLMDIGQVFGGRDHTTVMHACTRISDRMQQKQEIYNYVMELTVRLKQSNTN